GCGCCCTCCTAGTGTATCAAAGATTTGATACTTCTCCTGAGTTCCATGCCATACTACCGAAGGTTTAGTATGAACCCAATCTAAGACGCCGTTGGACTTACCATTCCACTGATGCATATCGCCCACCGTAGGATCGGACGTTATCTTTCCATCACCCCAAGGGCTCCCCGGATGATAAACCGTTTTGGGGGACAGCTTTTCAACAACGGAAGGCAAGAGCTTCTCATATATGTAGCGCGCCGGGAAATCGGTCTTCAGCCAGTTCTCTGGGTTCTTATCCTCGTAGTCGTAGACAAGACCAGCGCTTTCTTGCACTTGGTAGTCTTCATTGTTTCCAACGTACACCACAATCGACGGGTGATGGCGTAGTCGGCGCACGTTATAGtttgcctccttctcaatcgaCTCCAGGAGCTCGGGCCAGGTTGGGTAGTTACCACAGCCAAACATGAAGTCTTGCCATACCAAGACTCCAAGTTCGTCGCATGCTTGGTAGAAGCTATCATCCTCGTAGCAGCCACCACCCCACACTCTATGCTCTATTAGCAAATGTTAGCTATCACGGACCGTCCGAACATACCTGATCATCACTTGGCGGCCGGCAACCATCAATTCAATCCATTTGCGATACCGCTCGGCAGTAATGCTGGGCAAGAGATTATCGGCCGGAATCCAGCATGAGCCGCCACAGAAGACATCAACACCGTTTAttcggaagaagaacgacTTTCCATGCCTGTCAGGCTGCTGGATAAGTTCCGCAGTTCGAATGCCAATCTTCTTCGACACGCTGTGTATCTCAcagtcttctttctccaaggaCACGGATATTTCGTACAGGGCAGGGTCACCATAGCCATTTGGCCACCAGAGGGACGGTTGTGTCACGTCAAACGTCACATTCGCAACCTTGTCCTTTAAGGTGGCCACCTCACGAGCGACCTCCTTGCCGTGAAGACTAAGCAGGAAGCTGGCCTTATAAGAGTCAACCGAATCCGCAGCGTCCACTTCAGCGAAAGCCGAAACCCGGGCTGTCTGGTGATCCGATGCGAGCTCCACCTCCGTCCAAAGATCAGAGATCTTAGCGGAATATACCTCAAGCCGCACCTCCCGCCAGATGCCTGCAGTTGACAAGAGTGGGCCCCAGTCCCAGCCCCAATgatattgggcttttctGACAGCCATTCTGGCGGGATCGCCATTGAAAGAAGCCCAGTTATGCTTGGTATCTTTCTCTCGAAGTTCTCGCGCCCTGCGCATGGCACAGTCGAAATCGATTTCCAGCACATGGTCTCCTTCCGCCTCAAGCGCCTTAGTCACATCTACACGGTGAGCAAGGAACATATTGTCACTTTGCAGGATGACGCTGCCATCGAGCTTCACTGTGGCAAAGGTATCCAAGCCGTCAAATGCTAAGATAATCGACGATCCAGCGGCGACAGCGGGCTTCTGGAAAACGGTTCGATAGGTCCATGACTTGTCATTCACCCATCGGGCATCTAGTTCATTGAAACCAATGTATGGATTCTTCAGCCTGGAGGAATCGGGGCGATTCGTTAGCGATTGGATGGCATTGGGCATGTGAAAAGGAATGCATACTTCTGATTGGCTTGTAGATCCTGATGAGCCACGGAAGGAACGACAGGCACCGGCATCCACGCTTCAGGCGACTGGTCATCACTATCTTTGAAGCTCCATCCCGTAGATAGAGGGTACTGAGAGAATGCCGCCATGACGTTATCTGAGGGGGTTGAGAAGTGCCAATGGATGCTCGGACACTTCACAGCAGAGGGCAGAGAAAACTTGTGTTCATTGAACCCCAGAAAGTGGAAATTCCCCGGATTTTAGATGCCGGCTCCCCATGTTGAAAGGATCGTTGTAAGGCGCAGATTCTCATAAGTGTATGCTACATGCGACAAGGTATGCGGAGTGTCACTCCGCACCCCACGTGCTGGGATTTCCTCTTTGAGCCATTCTGGACGGAGGAGGGTCCTTGCCCAATTGAGTTAAGCGCCATGAGGGAGTATGTCAGCCACTGACAGTCACGTTTGCCCTCGTAAAACCTCTATTCATGGAACGCCAGTAAGTCTACTGCTGGTTGTCCTTCCTGAAGGAGAGACTTAGCTGAACATTGCTCCCACTTTGCTAAGTTCGTTTGTGGCCGTGAAAGACGGTTGTGAAACGGCCTTATGGGGCATCCTTACTCGATGGGGTACATTAGCCTTCCCTTAGCCACGGCATCTTCCCGAAACTGTTAAACCTCCGACGTTTCTCCCACACTTTCCCGTTCTAGACACGGAGGGCCCTCCGTCAAGCTCTCTGGGTTTTCTATCGGTCAATTGCCAGCGACCTTGTTGGTCAAAGACGCTCCATACAAATGGTTGAGGATAGCCATCAGTCAGAGGTatactatcttttcttcggaCCATACATTGTTCATGATTCTCTCGGAAGTAGTTAATCCCCGGGAATTGAGTTTCTCTTATACTTTCACTTCCATTCAAAACCTACTTTCTTTCTACAAACCATATCCGACACGAAGTATAAACCATGTTACCATATCGACAATGTGTGGGTGCACCCTCCCTCGGCCCATGGCCACACCAATGACCaaatatatttctctcaCTTTGTCCGAGGAACTATTGAGCCACTCTTTCCCCGAGACATTTGACGCGTCGTTTGACGCTAAGTTTTCGGTCTGACCGTCTGAGAACCTCAGCCTTCAGGCCCTCGCCCCTCATCATACATTGATTTAAATGCTCTATAAGCACTCTCACACTCCTTAATGCACTAAATTTAAATGAAGGGACATGCCCTACTCAACCGTCAGTgcacgaagaaaaaaatgaCGCATTGCTTGGCGCCAATCTTCCGCCGGATCAACGGTTATTTGTGTTTGAATCCGTGGTGGGTGTCGTCAGTGTCGTTGATTGGAAGTTCAA
This window of the Aspergillus oryzae RIB40 DNA, chromosome 8 genome carries:
- a CDS encoding beta-mannosidase (beta-galactosidase/beta-glucuronidase), whose translation is MAAFSQYPLSTGWSFKDSDDQSPEAWMPVPVVPSVAHQDLQANQKLKNPYIGFNELDARWVNDKSWTYRTVFQKPAVAAGSSIILAFDGLDTFATVKLDGSVILQSDNMFLAHRVDVTKALEAEGDHVLEIDFDCAMRRARELREKDTKHNWASFNGDPARMAVRKAQYHWGWDWGPLLSTAGIWREVRLEVYSAKISDLWTEVELASDHQTARVSAFAEVDAADSVDSYKASFLLSLHGKEVAREVATLKDKVANVTFDVTQPSLWWPNGYGDPALYEISVSLEKEDCEIHSVSKKIGIRTAELIQQPDRHGKSFFFRINGVDVFCGGSCWIPADNLLPSITAERYRKWIELMVAGRQVMIRVWGGGCYEDDSFYQACDELGVLVWQDFMFGCGNYPTWPELLESIEKEANYNVRRLRHHPSIVVYVGNNEDYQVQESAGLVYDYEDKNPENWLKTDFPARYIYEKLLPSVVEKLSPKTVYHPGSPWGDGKITSDPTVGDMHQWNGKSNGVLDWVHTKPSVVWHGTQEKYQIFDTLGGRFNSEFGMEAFPHMSTIEYFVENEADKYPQSHVLDFHNKADGHERRIATYLTYVYLTQVVQAETMMFGYRGWRRQWGDERHCGGALLWQLNDCWPTISWAIVDYFLRPKPAFYAVARVLKPIAVGVRREHHDWSVTHAQPPKTSKYELWIASSLQKETVGTIELRFLSVNTGLDVRAPILRDNVKIVPNGTTNILEGVIDHKAQPEPHVLAARLWVDGEVTARDVDWPQPFKYLDLSDRGLEVNKVSESGNEQKLLITAKKPVKCLVFEERDGIRVSDSAMDIVPGDGQTVTVTGLKAGDAPLKYKYLGQ